The following coding sequences are from one Musa acuminata AAA Group cultivar baxijiao chromosome BXJ2-4, Cavendish_Baxijiao_AAA, whole genome shotgun sequence window:
- the LOC103982428 gene encoding histone-lysine N-methyltransferase family member SUVH2-like: MVPPPPPPLPSPTPFQDLNLFPIAKLEPKPEPVDGCPSQLEPLGPAEPLPPSDASPEEAALLLDYFRRSHLFAADDDRSRHCSIVPAPVAPACSSAIVAAKKRKARSAEMVRVSGIGPRDRLYFRGLVRRTRITYDSLRALLLLRDEDRGETFLREEAFVAAWGRRTRPDLRAAALMTDRDLWLNRDRRIIGSIPGISVGDVFFFRMELCVVGLHGQVQAGIDYVPASRSASGEPVATSIIVSGGYEDDDDKGVVLIYTGHGGRSQNMQRHCVNQKLEGGNLALERSMNYGIEIRVIRGIKFDGSPSGRVYVYDGLYKIVDCWMDVGKSGFTVYKYKFLRMEGQEEMGSEILKLADKLKANPLSVRPVGYLSLDISRGKENLPVSIFNDIDDDRDPLMFEYLTRPILPPEAFQGKVKADDWNGCDCTLNCSAGCYCAKKNGGDFAYNRDGILLRGKSLIYECGTLCRCPPTCPNRVSQKGVSHRLEVFRSMETGWGVRSLDLIRAGTFICEFSGIAITKAQAEVLSRNNECLVNPGQFPRRWTEWGDISDISPDYLLADSPSMPDLNFSIDVSRARNVACYLSHSSCPNVFVQFVLFDHNVSYPHVMIFAVENIPPLRELSVDYGIGDEIVERLTL, translated from the coding sequence ATggttcctccgccgccgccaccgctgcCTTCGCCGACTCCGTTTCAGGACCTCAATCTCTTCCCCATCGCGAAGCTCGAGCCAAAACCGGAGCCTGTCGATGGCTGCCCGTCTCAGCTCGAACCTCTCGGTCCGGCGGAACCGCTCCCTCCTTCCGACGCTAGCCCCGAAGAGGCCGCGCTCCTCCTTGACTACTTCCGCCGATCTCACCTATTCGCCGCCGATGACGACCGCAGCCGCCACTGCTCCATCGTACCCGCCCCGGTGGCGCCTGCCTGCTCGTCCGCCATCGTCGCCGCCAAGAAGCGCAAGGCCCGGTCCGCAGAGATGGTCCGCGTCTCTGGCATCGGCCCTCGCGACCGGCTCTATTTCCGCGGTCTCGTCCGCCGGACCCGCATCACCTACGACTCCCTGcgtgccctcctcctcctccgcgacGAGGATCGAGGCGAGACCTTCCTCCGCGAGGAAGCCTTCGTGGCTGCCTGGGGCCGGCGGACCCGCCCCGACCTCAGGGCCGCCGCCCTCATGACCGATCGCGACCTCTGGCTCAACCGCGACCGGcgcatcatcggatccatccccgGGATCAGCGTCGGCGACGTCTTCTTCTTCCGGATGGAGCTATGCGTGGTCGGCCTGCACGGCCAGGTCCAGGCTGGCATCGATTACGTCCCAGCCAGCCGGAGCGCCAGTGGCGAGCCCGTTGCCACCAGCATCATCGTGTCCGGCGGTTATGAGGACGACGATGACAAGGGCGTCGTGCTCATCTACACCGGCCATGGTGGCCGTTCCCAGAACATGCAGCGGCACTGCGTCAACCAGAAGCTCGAAGGAGGGAATCTCGCACTGGAGCGCAGCATGAATTACGGTATTGAAATTCGGGTTATTCGTGGCATCAAGTTCGACGGGAGCCCCTCCGGAAGGGTTTATGTCTATGACGGGCTTTACAAGATTGTTGATTGCTGGATGGATGTCGGGAAGTCAGGTTTTACGGTGTACAAGTACAAGTTTCTAAGAATGGAAGGCCAAGAGGAGATGGGCAGTGAAATTCTTAAACTAGCTGATAAGTTGAAGGCGAATCCATTGAGCGTGAGACCGGTCGGGTATCTCAGCCTCGACATTTCAAGGGGGAAGGAGAATTTGCCTGTTTCTATTTTCAATGACATTGATGATGATCGAGATCCATTGATGTTTGAGTATCTCACTCGTCCCATTCTCCCTCCTGAGGCTTTTCAGGGAAAGGTGAAAGCTGATGATTGGAATGGGTGTGACTGCACTTTAAATTGCTCAGCCGGTTGCTATTGTGCAAAGAAGAATGGGGGTGACTTTGCTTATAATCGTGATGGGATCCTCTTGAGGGGAAAATCATTGATATATGAATGTGGCACCTTGTGCCGATGCCCGCCAACTTGTCCTAACCGGGTAAGCCAGAAGGGAGTCAGCCATCGGTTGGAGGTGTTCAGATCCATGGAGACAGGGTGGGGAGTTAGGTCGTTGGATTTGATTCGGGCTGGAACATTTATTTGTGAATTTAGTGGGATTGCAATCACCAAGGCACAGGCAGAGGTGCTTTCaagaaataatgaatgtttggtgaATCCGGGTCAGTTTCCAAGAAGGTGGACCGAGTGGGGAGACATTTCAGATATTTCACCTGATTATCTACTAGCTGACTCTCCTTCTATGCCTGATCTCAATTTTTCGATTGATGTTTCAAGAGCGAGGAATGTTGCCTGCTATCTCAGCCATAGCTCTTGTCCAAACGTGTTTGTGCAGTTTGTCCTTTTTGATCATAATGTGTCATATCCTCATGTTATGATATTTGCAGTGGAGAATATTCCTCCTTTAAGAGAGCTGAGCGTTGATTACGGGATTGGGGATGAAATTGTTGAGAGACTAACACTGTAG
- the LOC103982427 gene encoding photosystem I reaction center subunit IV, chloroplastic-like: protein MATSGLASAASSFVLASSLPTAAINTPSRVSFVTFSRPSRKLVVRAEEAAAPPPPPPAEAGEKAVAKPPPPPPIGPKRGAKVKILRKESYWYKGIGSVVTVDQDPKTRYPVVVRFNKVNYAGVSTNNYALDEIQEV from the exons ATGGCAACCTCCGGCTTGGCCTCGGCTGCTTCGAGCTTCGTGCTCGCCTCCAGCCTTCCTACCGCTGCCATCAACACACCCTCGCGTGTCAGCTTCGTTACCTTCTCCAGGCCAAGTAGAAAGTTGGTGGTTCGAGCCGAAGAGGCGGCGGCTCCGCCACCGCCCCCCCCGGCAGAAGCGGGAGAGAAGGCAGTTGCCaagcctccgccgccgccaccaatCGGTCCAAAGAGAGGCGCGAAG GTGAAGATTCTGCGAAAGGAATCCTACTGGTACAAAGGCATTGGATCGGTTGTGACTGTGGACCAG GATCCCAAGACTCGCTATCCCGTCGTGGTTCGATTCAACAAGGTGAACTATGCCGGCGTCTCGACCAACAACTACGCTTTGGATGAAATCCAGGAAGTGTAA